A genomic segment from Ramlibacter agri encodes:
- a CDS encoding MFS transporter yields MKWYFGWNIVGAAAVLTLLSVGMRLGIGPFFLPIAHDLGFSRSLLASIIAVGMLCYGLGMPLAGHLVARYGTRFSLVLGMVIVAVATLWAVRAQTALSFLLSFGVLLSVGLSFVSPVAFTPVISRWFTRQRGMALFFLSTGSMAGMAIMTPVFTWAIENHGWRPTLVGYATVMVVLAVAALLVMRDGAPADTDLLPEQLATRGASAQAAPARPERLADALRSAPFWMIFGGLFACGFSMNLLGTHAVPMLMDHGYDSHTSAFGIGLIGLVAIFGTLVLGRWSDRLPRRNILAVIYAVRGLGFFALMIVGTHWELYLAASVGGLVWAGSIALSSAILADVYGVRLVGMLYGLAYVGHQLGGMIAAWLGGWGFEHFGTHWVAFGAAGALLLTAAVVSLQLPVRNMRVVAPA; encoded by the coding sequence ATGAAGTGGTATTTCGGCTGGAACATCGTCGGCGCGGCCGCCGTCCTGACCCTGCTCTCGGTGGGCATGCGCCTGGGCATCGGGCCCTTCTTCCTGCCCATCGCGCACGACCTCGGCTTCAGCCGCAGCCTGCTCGCCTCCATCATCGCCGTCGGCATGCTCTGCTACGGCCTGGGCATGCCGCTCGCGGGCCACCTGGTCGCGCGCTACGGCACGCGCTTCTCGCTGGTGCTGGGCATGGTGATCGTGGCCGTGGCGACCTTGTGGGCGGTGCGCGCGCAGACAGCCTTGAGCTTCCTGTTGTCCTTCGGCGTGCTGCTGTCCGTGGGACTGTCCTTCGTCAGCCCGGTGGCGTTCACGCCGGTCATCAGCCGCTGGTTCACGCGCCAGCGCGGCATGGCGCTGTTCTTCCTGTCCACCGGCTCGATGGCAGGCATGGCCATCATGACGCCCGTGTTCACCTGGGCGATCGAGAACCACGGCTGGCGGCCCACGCTGGTCGGCTATGCCACGGTGATGGTGGTGCTGGCCGTCGCCGCGCTGCTGGTGATGCGCGATGGCGCGCCGGCGGACACGGACCTGCTGCCGGAGCAGCTGGCCACGCGCGGCGCCAGCGCGCAGGCCGCGCCAGCCAGGCCGGAGCGGCTGGCCGATGCGCTGCGCAGCGCGCCGTTCTGGATGATCTTCGGCGGCCTGTTCGCCTGCGGCTTCAGCATGAACCTGCTGGGCACACACGCGGTGCCGATGCTGATGGACCATGGCTACGACTCGCATACCAGCGCCTTCGGCATCGGCCTGATCGGGCTGGTGGCGATCTTCGGCACCCTGGTGCTGGGGCGCTGGTCGGATCGCCTGCCCCGGCGCAACATCCTGGCCGTGATCTACGCCGTGCGCGGCCTCGGCTTCTTCGCTCTGATGATCGTGGGCACGCACTGGGAGCTGTACCTGGCCGCGAGCGTGGGGGGCCTGGTCTGGGCCGGCAGCATCGCGCTGTCGTCGGCGATCCTGGCGGACGTGTACGGCGTGCGGCTCGTGGGCATGCTGTACGGCCTCGCCTATGTCGGCCACCAGCTTGGCGGCATGATCGCGGCCTGGCTGGGCGGCTGGGGCTTCGAGCACTTCGGCACGCACTGGGTCGCCTTCGGCGCAGCGGGCGCGCTGCTGCTGACGGCGGCGGTGGTGTCCTTGCAGTTGCCGGTTCGGAACATGCGGGTGGTCGCTCCGGCCTAG
- a CDS encoding M20 aminoacylase family protein, translated as MQASPDLSPYIGKLVQFRRDLHAHPELKFEESRTSDQVAAWLQALGLPVQRGLGGTGLVATLRGSGPDAADPKRAIALRADMDALPVQELNTFEYASANPGRMHACGHDGHTTMLLGAATLLAKRPDFNGTVHFIFQPGEEGGAGARKMMDDGLFERFPARAVFALHNWPALPAGQMGVRVGPIMASANRFEIRVHGKGGHAAQPHTTVDPIPVACAIVGQLQTLVSRAVDPLDSAVLTIGKIDSGTVENIIPDTAFIYGTCRTLGDATLKLLVEGIERISTHVAQAHRASAEVIIKPGYPTTVNHAREARFMAQVMADTVGAGNAHADVLPAMTAEDFGFMLEEVPGAYGWIGNGRNGKPGVNLHSPSYDFNDDILGLGAGFYEHLARQWFAQEGQA; from the coding sequence ATGCAAGCCTCGCCCGACCTCTCCCCCTACATCGGCAAGCTCGTGCAGTTCCGCCGCGACCTGCACGCGCATCCCGAGCTGAAGTTCGAAGAATCGCGCACGTCCGACCAGGTGGCCGCGTGGCTGCAGGCGCTCGGCCTGCCCGTGCAGCGCGGCCTGGGAGGCACCGGCCTGGTCGCCACCTTGCGCGGCAGCGGCCCCGATGCGGCCGACCCGAAGCGCGCCATCGCGCTGCGCGCCGACATGGACGCGTTGCCGGTGCAGGAGCTGAACACTTTCGAATATGCCAGCGCCAACCCCGGGCGCATGCACGCCTGCGGCCACGACGGCCACACGACCATGCTGCTGGGCGCGGCCACGCTGCTGGCGAAGCGGCCGGACTTCAACGGCACCGTGCACTTCATCTTCCAGCCCGGCGAGGAGGGCGGCGCCGGGGCCCGCAAGATGATGGACGACGGCCTGTTCGAGCGCTTCCCCGCGCGGGCCGTGTTCGCGCTGCACAACTGGCCGGCGCTGCCCGCGGGCCAGATGGGCGTGCGGGTCGGGCCCATCATGGCATCGGCCAACCGCTTCGAGATCCGCGTGCACGGCAAGGGCGGCCACGCGGCCCAGCCGCACACGACGGTCGACCCGATCCCGGTAGCCTGCGCCATCGTCGGCCAGCTGCAGACCCTGGTCTCGCGCGCCGTCGATCCGCTGGACAGCGCGGTGCTCACCATCGGCAAGATCGACTCGGGCACGGTGGAGAACATCATCCCCGACACGGCCTTCATCTACGGCACCTGCCGCACGCTGGGCGACGCGACGCTGAAGCTGCTGGTCGAAGGTATCGAGCGCATCAGCACCCACGTGGCGCAGGCACACCGCGCGAGCGCCGAGGTGATCATCAAGCCGGGCTATCCCACCACGGTGAACCACGCGCGCGAGGCGCGCTTCATGGCGCAGGTGATGGCGGACACTGTGGGCGCCGGCAACGCGCATGCGGACGTGCTGCCCGCGATGACCGCCGAGGACTTCGGCTTCATGCTGGAGGAGGTGCCGGGCGCGTATGGCTGGATAGGCAACGGGCGAAATGGCAAGCCGGGCGTCAACCTGCACAGCCCGTCCTACGATTTCAACGACGACATCCTCGGCCTGGGCGCGGGCTTCTACGAGCACCTGGCGCGCCAGTGGTTCGCCCAGGAAGGGCAAGCATGA
- a CDS encoding Bug family tripartite tricarboxylate transporter substrate binding protein, which yields MTTRRSAIAFGLASFASLAARAQAAWPTKPVRIIVPYPAGGVNDVVARMFAERLRPLLGQAIVVDNRAGAGGTIGMDAAAKADDGHTIAFAAISPLTLNPHLMKVQYDPLKDFVAVASVMYSPVYVLATPRFKGQSFADAIAQAKAQPGKVSIASSGYGTLGHVMIEQIRRKSGADLTHVPYKGGTQLVTDAAGGQFDLFVANPFAAINSLIAEGKLRVLAVTGPHRLPAMPQVPTLAELGFPEANLTSLFGFYAPASMPREHVQQLNAEINKVLADKDVQEQLRKLDNVPSPGTQQQFQAVIDKEFAANARIVKEANIKAE from the coding sequence ATGACCACCCGCCGCAGCGCCATCGCATTCGGCCTGGCATCGTTCGCGTCGCTGGCGGCGCGCGCGCAGGCCGCCTGGCCCACCAAGCCCGTGCGCATCATCGTTCCCTATCCGGCCGGCGGCGTGAACGACGTGGTCGCACGCATGTTCGCGGAACGCCTGCGGCCCCTGCTGGGCCAGGCCATCGTGGTCGACAACCGCGCCGGCGCCGGCGGCACCATCGGCATGGATGCCGCGGCTAAGGCGGACGACGGCCACACCATCGCCTTCGCGGCCATCAGCCCGCTGACCCTGAACCCGCACCTGATGAAGGTGCAGTACGACCCGCTGAAGGATTTCGTGGCCGTGGCCTCGGTGATGTATTCGCCGGTGTACGTGCTGGCCACGCCGCGCTTCAAGGGCCAGAGCTTCGCCGACGCCATCGCGCAGGCGAAGGCGCAGCCGGGCAAGGTGAGCATCGCCAGCTCCGGCTACGGCACCCTGGGCCACGTGATGATCGAGCAGATCCGCCGCAAGTCGGGGGCGGACCTCACGCACGTGCCCTACAAGGGCGGCACGCAGCTCGTCACCGATGCCGCCGGCGGGCAGTTCGACTTGTTCGTGGCCAACCCTTTCGCGGCCATCAACAGCCTGATCGCCGAAGGCAAGCTGCGCGTGCTGGCCGTGACCGGCCCGCACCGGCTGCCGGCCATGCCGCAGGTGCCGACCCTGGCGGAGCTGGGCTTCCCCGAGGCCAACCTCACTTCGCTGTTCGGCTTCTATGCGCCGGCTTCGATGCCGCGCGAGCACGTGCAGCAGCTCAACGCAGAAATCAACAAGGTGCTGGCCGACAAGGACGTGCAGGAGCAGTTGCGCAAGCTGGACAACGTGCCCAGCCCGGGCACGCAGCAGCAGTTCCAGGCCGTGATAGACAAGGAGTTCGCAGCCAACGCGCGCATCGTAAAGGAAGCGAACATCAAGGCGGAATGA
- a CDS encoding DUF488 family protein, with translation MRIWTVGHSTRSADAFLALLRGYGIEAIADVRRFPGSRRHPQFGADALAASLHANGLAYHWIPRLGGRRRPALPPEEWGWRNASFQGYAEYLRTEEFAEGLDVLLNMGEACPTAMMCSELLWWRCHRSLVADVLVFSGFEVTHIVNERESKPHPYTSPARVADGQLLYPPPVIPP, from the coding sequence ATGCGCATCTGGACGGTCGGCCATTCCACTCGCAGCGCGGACGCGTTCCTCGCGCTGCTCCGCGGTTACGGCATCGAGGCGATCGCGGACGTGCGGCGCTTCCCCGGATCGCGCCGGCATCCGCAATTCGGCGCGGACGCGCTGGCTGCTTCATTGCATGCGAACGGCCTGGCCTACCACTGGATCCCGAGGCTGGGCGGCCGGCGCCGGCCTGCGCTGCCACCCGAGGAATGGGGCTGGCGCAATGCTTCGTTCCAGGGCTACGCCGAGTACCTGCGCACCGAGGAATTCGCCGAAGGCCTGGACGTGCTGCTGAACATGGGCGAGGCCTGCCCCACCGCGATGATGTGCTCGGAGCTGCTCTGGTGGCGCTGCCACCGCTCGCTGGTCGCCGACGTGCTGGTGTTCAGCGGCTTCGAGGTGACGCACATCGTCAACGAACGCGAGAGCAAGCCGCACCCGTACACCTCGCCGGCCCGCGTGGCCGACGGCCAGCTGCTCTACCCGCCGCCGGTCATTCCGCCTTGA
- a CDS encoding IclR family transcriptional regulator domain-containing protein, producing MEATAEVDKSLLIEGLGKGLRVIECFSDSHPRLTASETARLAGLTRTAARRYLMSLVHYGYAATDGKHYWLLPAILRLGRSYLEAARLPRLVQPFMQRLSMQTGETANLSVLDGRDVVYLTRSNSPRIVSIGFHPGARVPAHVVSPGFAILSTFSEERLAAWFADAEFGQFTPETITDPQLLRDCVERARRLGYWLADQYADIGLRGLAVPLKDRQGRCVGALSITFQAQVYPGDGSLVKLLPGLQEVAQLLRGVI from the coding sequence GTGGAAGCCACCGCCGAGGTCGACAAGAGCCTCCTCATCGAGGGGCTGGGCAAGGGCTTGCGCGTCATCGAATGCTTCTCGGATAGCCATCCGCGGCTGACGGCATCGGAGACCGCGCGGCTCGCCGGCTTGACGCGCACGGCCGCGCGGCGTTACCTGATGAGCCTCGTGCACTACGGCTACGCGGCCACCGACGGCAAGCACTACTGGCTGCTGCCGGCCATCCTGCGCCTGGGCCGCAGCTACCTGGAAGCGGCGCGCCTGCCGCGGCTGGTGCAGCCCTTCATGCAGCGGCTGTCGATGCAGACCGGCGAGACCGCCAACCTGAGCGTGCTGGACGGCCGCGACGTGGTCTACCTCACGCGCAGCAACTCGCCGCGCATCGTCTCCATCGGCTTCCATCCGGGCGCGCGCGTGCCCGCGCACGTGGTGTCGCCGGGCTTCGCCATCCTGTCGACGTTCAGCGAAGAGCGGCTGGCTGCCTGGTTCGCGGACGCCGAGTTCGGCCAGTTCACGCCGGAGACCATCACCGACCCGCAGTTGTTGCGCGACTGCGTGGAGCGCGCCCGCCGGCTCGGCTACTGGCTCGCGGACCAGTATGCGGACATCGGGCTGCGCGGCCTGGCAGTGCCGCTGAAGGACCGGCAGGGCCGCTGCGTGGGCGCGCTGAGCATCACCTTCCAGGCGCAGGTCTACCCGGGCGACGGCAGCCTGGTGAAGCTGCTGCCCGGGCTGCAGGAAGTCGCGCAGTTGCTGCGCGGGGTGATCTGA
- a CDS encoding MFS transporter — MASAQTKKAAASGWIGSALEYYDFFIYATAASLIFPQIFFPPGNPRTAIIASLATYGVGYVARPIGAFVLGHLGDTHGRKKVLLTCMFLMGFSTIGVGLLPTYDSVGLMAPLLLVILRLVQGFAVAGEISGASSMILEHAPFGRRGFFASFTLQGVQAGQILAAAVFLPLAHFMEKDAFMAWGWRIPFILSFVVIIAGWIIRREVEETPAFTDESSQQAVPRAPVVQAFRENWRDMVRVALCSLMNVIPVVATIFGAAYAVQPGYGIGFEKDVYLWIPVVGNVVAVLVIPYVGNLSDRIGRRLPMAVGSVLAGLLSFGYLYAISIHNVPLAFALSLLMWGVVYQGYNAVFPSFYPEMFPTRTRVSGMAISQNIGTAISALLPALFVAVAPPGAQNIPLIVGSITLAITIVAAISAWSARETYRVRMADLGKKDARPVEKGDYERLREQAIAGTAVAA; from the coding sequence ATGGCAAGCGCACAGACGAAGAAGGCCGCCGCCAGCGGCTGGATCGGATCCGCCCTGGAGTACTACGACTTCTTCATCTACGCCACCGCGGCGTCGCTGATCTTTCCGCAGATCTTCTTCCCGCCCGGCAACCCCAGGACGGCCATCATCGCCTCGCTCGCCACCTATGGCGTCGGCTACGTGGCGCGCCCGATCGGCGCCTTCGTGCTGGGCCACCTGGGCGACACGCACGGCCGCAAGAAGGTCCTGCTCACCTGCATGTTCCTCATGGGTTTCTCCACCATCGGCGTGGGCCTGCTGCCGACGTACGACTCGGTGGGCTTGATGGCGCCGCTGCTGCTGGTGATCCTGCGGCTGGTCCAGGGCTTCGCCGTCGCGGGCGAGATCTCGGGCGCCAGCTCCATGATCCTGGAGCATGCGCCCTTCGGCCGGCGCGGCTTCTTCGCCAGCTTCACGCTGCAAGGCGTGCAGGCCGGGCAGATCCTGGCCGCGGCGGTGTTCCTGCCGCTCGCGCACTTCATGGAGAAGGACGCGTTCATGGCCTGGGGCTGGCGCATCCCCTTCATTCTCAGCTTCGTCGTCATCATCGCCGGCTGGATCATCCGCCGCGAAGTGGAGGAGACGCCGGCCTTTACCGACGAGAGCTCGCAGCAAGCCGTGCCGAGGGCGCCGGTGGTGCAGGCCTTCCGCGAGAACTGGCGCGACATGGTGCGGGTGGCGCTGTGTTCGCTGATGAACGTGATCCCGGTGGTCGCCACGATCTTCGGCGCGGCGTATGCGGTGCAACCGGGTTACGGCATCGGCTTCGAGAAGGACGTGTACTTGTGGATCCCGGTGGTGGGCAACGTGGTCGCCGTGCTGGTGATCCCCTACGTGGGCAACCTGTCGGACCGCATCGGCCGCCGCCTGCCCATGGCCGTCGGCTCGGTGCTCGCGGGCCTGCTGTCCTTCGGCTACCTCTATGCCATCAGCATCCACAACGTGCCGCTCGCCTTCGCGCTGTCGCTGCTGATGTGGGGCGTGGTCTACCAGGGCTACAACGCGGTGTTCCCCAGCTTCTATCCGGAGATGTTCCCCACGCGCACCCGGGTGTCGGGCATGGCGATCTCGCAGAACATCGGCACCGCCATCAGCGCGCTGCTGCCGGCGCTGTTCGTCGCCGTCGCGCCGCCCGGCGCGCAGAACATCCCGCTGATCGTCGGCTCCATCACGCTGGCCATCACCATCGTCGCGGCGATCTCGGCGTGGAGCGCGCGCGAGACCTATCGCGTGCGGATGGCGGACCTGGGCAAGAAGGATGCGCGGCCGGTGGAGAAGGGCGATTACGAGCGCCTGCGCGAACAGGCGATCGCGGGCACGGCCGTCGCGGCCTGA
- a CDS encoding IclR family transcriptional regulator, translating to MASPAGTQLIARSATLLRLIANSNHQGARLVDLALHSGLERPTVRRILQGLIAEGMVRQQDGDHRYLLGHLTYELGLAAARGIDMPRIAAASLDRIAQATGDTVYLVQRSGLDSVCIDRREGPFPDQVRTIDVGARRPLGAAVGGLALLASVPEDECSSIVELNRTQFEPYEKLYGRPLEEAVRDARGRGYALMPVNVLPYMSGVGVALPAVTGTPHTALSVSALSNRLMEKERHREVALLLQQEARIVASACAALGR from the coding sequence ATGGCGAGTCCCGCCGGCACCCAGCTCATCGCCCGCAGCGCCACGCTGCTGCGGCTCATCGCCAACTCCAACCACCAGGGCGCGCGCTTGGTCGACCTGGCGCTGCACTCGGGCCTGGAACGGCCCACGGTGCGCCGCATCCTGCAAGGCCTGATCGCCGAAGGCATGGTGCGCCAACAGGACGGCGACCACCGCTACCTGCTGGGCCACCTCACCTACGAACTCGGGCTGGCCGCCGCGCGCGGCATCGACATGCCGCGCATCGCCGCGGCTTCGCTGGACCGCATCGCGCAGGCGACCGGCGACACGGTGTACCTGGTACAACGCAGCGGCCTCGACTCGGTGTGCATCGACCGCCGCGAAGGCCCTTTCCCCGACCAGGTGCGGACCATCGACGTCGGCGCGCGCCGTCCGCTGGGCGCTGCGGTGGGCGGCCTGGCGCTGCTGGCCAGCGTGCCGGAGGACGAATGCAGTTCCATCGTGGAACTGAATCGCACGCAGTTCGAGCCGTACGAAAAGCTCTACGGCCGCCCGCTGGAGGAAGCCGTGCGCGATGCCCGCGGCCGCGGCTACGCGCTGATGCCGGTCAACGTGCTGCCCTACATGAGCGGCGTGGGCGTCGCCCTCCCCGCGGTGACCGGCACGCCGCACACGGCGCTGAGCGTGTCGGCCCTGTCCAACCGATTGATGGAAAAAGAGCGCCACCGCGAGGTGGCGCTCCTGTTGCAGCAGGAGGCCCGCATCGTGGCCTCCGCCTGCGCGGCGCTCGGGCGCTGA
- a CDS encoding beta-galactosidase trimerization domain-containing protein — translation MNGDKPMTQPWWKQPNRVMLLNLREGDEPRVEARAFVEDVKRYGATAFCINGGGIVAFYQTKIPGQRISATLGDRDLLAEIIPEAHKQGLRVLARIDPSCAPRELAEAHPDWFARDREGNFFEVSGHYVTCPNAGYYHGRMVEVVQEMVRRYDADGIWNNQGKFAAWDTDACYCPTCQRMFRESSGHAIPETEDWDSPVWRQYNEWRYRRIAAWVQRMHQAIHEVKSDAIFISAIQLAESLETIRPGGWDVDYWLEHQDVVAFECQRRNTAPWWPGIQAKYLAGIAPDKPRWMTVSYFYPWWRLYAAPEAENRPWIAQQFANGVNSWLHINGGLSPIFDRRGLQPMQEVFQRLGRWEEYFDGAQSDAKVAVVFSRYTQDNYGRDDPYGRYMDSVRGYYAALSEAHIPFDVLSDKFLDAQRLKQYCVLVLPNTACLTDAAVEAVRAFAAAGGTVVGTYDAGRYDEQGVERREAPLAAMLGGRHGACRRKLQSSYGFLAQRDDALLQGLGDTDVVPNDGDLLEFVPGAGNVVPLTLIPPVTAHSGATISIPEFSAVRGATDVPVVVHGAHGQGRVVLFANRMDALFYKYGFPDLGRILANAVLLGLGDAQDLEVDAPDYVDVTRQAQPGRRLVHLINFAVGKHVNTGWRHPGRNLVPVDGIRVRLRLAPGQKLRAVRSATDNAVLPHATQGDWAEVTVPRLADHEIVAFELDA, via the coding sequence ATGAACGGAGACAAGCCGATGACCCAGCCGTGGTGGAAGCAACCCAACCGCGTGATGCTGCTGAACCTGCGCGAAGGCGACGAGCCCCGGGTGGAAGCACGCGCCTTCGTGGAAGACGTGAAGCGCTACGGCGCCACCGCCTTCTGCATCAACGGCGGCGGCATCGTCGCCTTCTACCAGACGAAGATCCCGGGCCAGCGCATCAGCGCGACGCTCGGTGACCGCGACCTGCTGGCCGAGATCATTCCGGAAGCGCACAAGCAGGGCCTGCGGGTGCTGGCGCGCATCGACCCCAGCTGCGCGCCGCGTGAACTGGCCGAGGCGCACCCGGACTGGTTCGCGCGCGACCGCGAAGGCAATTTCTTCGAGGTGAGCGGCCATTACGTCACCTGCCCCAACGCCGGCTACTACCACGGCCGCATGGTTGAAGTGGTGCAGGAGATGGTGCGCCGCTACGACGCCGACGGCATCTGGAACAACCAGGGCAAGTTCGCCGCCTGGGACACCGACGCCTGCTATTGCCCGACCTGCCAGCGCATGTTCCGCGAGAGCTCGGGCCACGCGATTCCCGAAACGGAAGACTGGGACAGCCCGGTCTGGCGCCAGTACAACGAATGGCGCTACCGCCGCATCGCGGCCTGGGTGCAGCGCATGCACCAGGCCATCCACGAGGTGAAGAGCGATGCGATCTTCATCTCCGCCATCCAGCTGGCCGAATCGCTGGAGACCATCCGCCCCGGCGGTTGGGACGTGGACTACTGGCTGGAGCACCAGGACGTGGTGGCTTTCGAATGCCAGCGCCGCAACACCGCGCCCTGGTGGCCGGGCATCCAGGCCAAGTACCTGGCCGGCATCGCGCCGGACAAGCCGCGCTGGATGACGGTGAGCTACTTCTATCCGTGGTGGCGCCTCTATGCGGCGCCGGAAGCGGAGAACCGGCCCTGGATCGCGCAGCAGTTCGCCAACGGCGTCAACAGCTGGCTGCACATCAACGGCGGCCTGTCGCCCATCTTCGACCGCCGCGGTCTGCAACCGATGCAGGAGGTGTTCCAGCGCCTGGGCCGTTGGGAAGAATACTTCGACGGCGCGCAGTCCGATGCCAAGGTGGCGGTCGTCTTCTCGCGCTACACGCAGGACAACTACGGCCGCGACGACCCCTATGGCCGCTACATGGACTCGGTGCGCGGCTACTACGCCGCGCTGTCGGAAGCGCACATCCCCTTCGACGTGCTCTCCGACAAGTTCCTCGATGCGCAGCGCCTGAAGCAGTACTGCGTGCTGGTGCTGCCGAACACTGCGTGCCTCACCGATGCGGCGGTGGAAGCCGTGCGCGCCTTCGCCGCCGCCGGCGGCACGGTGGTGGGCACCTACGACGCCGGGCGCTACGACGAGCAGGGCGTGGAGCGCCGGGAGGCGCCGCTGGCCGCGATGCTGGGCGGCCGCCACGGCGCGTGCCGACGCAAGCTGCAGTCCTCCTACGGCTTCCTCGCGCAGCGCGACGACGCGCTGCTGCAAGGCCTGGGCGACACCGACGTCGTGCCCAACGACGGCGACCTGCTGGAGTTCGTGCCCGGCGCCGGCAATGTCGTGCCGCTCACGCTGATCCCGCCGGTGACCGCGCATTCGGGCGCCACCATCAGCATCCCCGAGTTCAGCGCCGTGCGCGGCGCCACCGACGTGCCGGTGGTCGTGCACGGCGCGCATGGCCAGGGCCGTGTCGTGCTGTTCGCCAACCGCATGGACGCGCTGTTCTACAAGTACGGCTTCCCGGACCTGGGCCGCATCCTCGCCAACGCGGTGCTGCTGGGCCTGGGCGATGCGCAGGACCTGGAAGTGGATGCGCCCGACTACGTGGACGTCACGCGCCAGGCGCAGCCGGGCCGGCGCCTGGTGCACCTGATCAACTTCGCCGTCGGCAAGCACGTCAACACCGGCTGGCGCCATCCGGGGCGCAACCTGGTGCCGGTGGACGGCATCCGCGTGCGGCTGCGGCTCGCTCCCGGGCAGAAGCTGCGCGCGGTGCGCAGCGCCACCGACAACGCGGTGCTGCCGCACGCCACGCAGGGCGACTGGGCGGAGGTGACGGTGCCGCGCCTGGCCGACCACGAGATCGTCGCATTCGAACTGGACGCCTGA
- a CDS encoding Bug family tripartite tricarboxylate transporter substrate binding protein produces MPMQRRHALAAIAAGALPAFAFAQSGWPNKPIKMVVPLTAGGPTDLLARILAQPLGERLGQTIVIDNRPGAGGDIGAEFVAHSEPDGYTLFLGTSGPLSINATLYGNLKFDPIKDFAPITLAADAPFVVVVNPKLPVKTLPELIAYAKAHPGKLNDGSVTGSAAHLATELFKRSVQLDFVHVSYKGAAVATTDLLAGQIDLSFASTPGVMGYIKAGKLRPLAVTSATRLKDLPDVPTVAEAGVAGYEASVWYGVLAPAGTPEAIVARLNTELTRILQDKKVLQQMAQNDFHPLGSTPAQFGAFIKSESDKWGKVVKAAGIKAG; encoded by the coding sequence ATGCCCATGCAGCGCCGCCACGCCCTGGCCGCTATCGCCGCCGGAGCCCTGCCGGCCTTTGCCTTCGCCCAGTCCGGCTGGCCGAACAAGCCGATCAAGATGGTCGTGCCGCTCACCGCGGGCGGGCCGACCGACCTGCTGGCCCGCATCCTGGCGCAGCCGCTGGGCGAGCGGCTCGGGCAGACCATCGTCATCGACAACCGGCCCGGCGCCGGCGGCGACATCGGCGCCGAATTCGTCGCGCACTCCGAGCCGGACGGCTACACGCTGTTCCTCGGCACCTCGGGGCCGCTGTCGATCAACGCCACGCTGTACGGCAACCTGAAGTTCGACCCGATCAAGGATTTCGCGCCCATCACGCTGGCAGCGGACGCGCCCTTCGTCGTCGTCGTCAACCCCAAGCTGCCGGTGAAGACGCTGCCCGAGCTGATCGCCTATGCCAAGGCGCATCCGGGCAAGCTCAATGACGGTTCGGTCACCGGCAGCGCGGCCCACCTGGCCACCGAGCTGTTCAAGCGCTCGGTGCAGCTGGATTTCGTCCATGTGTCGTACAAGGGCGCGGCGGTGGCGACGACCGACCTGCTGGCCGGCCAGATCGACCTGAGCTTTGCTTCCACGCCCGGCGTCATGGGCTACATCAAGGCCGGCAAGCTGCGGCCGCTGGCCGTGACGAGCGCCACGCGCCTGAAGGACTTGCCGGACGTGCCCACGGTGGCCGAAGCGGGCGTGGCGGGCTACGAGGCCAGCGTCTGGTACGGCGTGCTGGCGCCAGCCGGCACGCCCGAGGCGATCGTCGCGCGCCTGAACACCGAGCTCACGCGTATCCTGCAGGACAAGAAGGTGCTGCAGCAGATGGCGCAGAACGACTTCCATCCGCTCGGCTCGACGCCCGCGCAGTTCGGCGCCTTCATCAAGTCCGAGTCGGACAAGTGGGGCAAGGTGGTGAAGGCCGCCGGGATCAAGGCGGGCTGA